In one window of Candidatus Scalindua sp. DNA:
- a CDS encoding B12-binding domain-containing radical SAM protein yields MSILLLEHPRPENPKRFADVVNTPLSSCLMTGFIASVLKTENLNTEVVDANLLGWSLSKTVEELKRRHFRLLGVHLIYLWEKTEEVFEMISDLRNEGIDAHINLYGHFPTFAYGDILLNYPFVDSISIGEPEFTVLELAKTIVTGRGIPKLHVIDGLAFHSSSNGNRKGQTMKGSGLIKNHRSDVRQKTGIVKSNPRSVVPHLDTFPFPFRYNFEVFKEKGIATYILGSRGCYGKCTFCYLDRFYGDDSSWRGRSPENVFEEISGMYRDFGETYFYFADANFFGPGRKGKERAGTFARLIIDQGVTIQFGIECRVNDIEADSLNLLVEAGLKDVFLGAESGSQNVLDRLKKLTTVEENKRAIRMLRDYQIEPNYGFIMFEPDSTLRDVRENFEFLNEMKMLRIPSVTAHLLYHQQTIFKGMPDFETRKDDAESVSKFNYEYRYHLRDERVAILSESVNTFCLDILSRLSDERDGEHLSQSCSYGEKDSLSQELNQELINHFEKMLSSLEKNS; encoded by the coding sequence ATGTCCATTCTATTGTTGGAGCATCCAAGACCAGAAAATCCTAAAAGGTTTGCCGATGTGGTAAACACCCCTCTCTCCTCCTGTCTCATGACCGGATTCATTGCATCAGTTCTGAAAACTGAAAATCTTAATACTGAAGTTGTTGATGCAAATCTTCTTGGCTGGTCGTTATCGAAAACGGTAGAAGAGTTAAAAAGAAGGCATTTCAGGCTTTTGGGAGTTCATCTCATTTACCTGTGGGAGAAAACGGAAGAGGTATTTGAGATGATCTCAGATCTGCGTAATGAAGGGATCGACGCACACATAAATCTTTATGGTCATTTTCCGACATTTGCTTATGGAGACATTCTCTTAAACTATCCATTTGTCGATTCTATTAGTATCGGTGAACCAGAGTTCACCGTTCTGGAGCTTGCAAAAACGATTGTTACCGGCCGAGGTATACCAAAACTGCACGTAATTGATGGGCTGGCTTTTCACTCCTCCTCAAACGGAAACAGGAAGGGACAGACAATGAAAGGATCCGGCCTGATTAAGAATCATCGGTCTGATGTACGGCAGAAGACTGGAATTGTAAAATCAAATCCAAGGTCTGTTGTACCACATCTTGATACTTTTCCCTTTCCTTTCAGGTATAATTTTGAGGTGTTTAAAGAAAAGGGGATTGCTACCTATATCCTTGGAAGCCGGGGGTGCTATGGAAAGTGCACATTTTGTTATCTTGACCGGTTTTACGGTGATGATTCTTCGTGGCGTGGGAGGAGTCCGGAAAACGTGTTTGAGGAGATCTCTGGTATGTATCGAGATTTTGGAGAAACCTATTTTTACTTCGCGGATGCGAACTTTTTCGGACCAGGGAGAAAGGGTAAGGAGCGGGCAGGTACATTTGCTCGGCTTATTATCGACCAAGGGGTAACCATTCAGTTTGGGATAGAGTGCAGAGTGAACGATATTGAAGCCGATTCACTTAACCTTCTTGTTGAAGCGGGATTGAAGGATGTATTTCTGGGCGCTGAAAGCGGGAGCCAGAATGTTCTTGACAGACTCAAAAAATTAACGACAGTTGAGGAGAACAAAAGAGCCATACGCATGCTCAGAGATTACCAAATTGAGCCAAATTATGGATTTATCATGTTTGAACCAGACTCTACTCTCCGTGATGTGAGGGAGAACTTTGAGTTTCTCAACGAAATGAAAATGTTACGCATACCCAGTGTCACGGCACATCTTCTCTATCATCAACAGACGATATTTAAAGGGATGCCTGATTTTGAGACGAGAAAAGATGATGCCGAATCTGTTTCAAAGTTTAATTATGAGTATCGCTATCATCTGAGAGATGAGAGAGTCGCTATCTTGTCTGAAAGCGTAAATACCTTTTGTCTTGATATCTTAAGCAGGTTGTCAGATGAGAGAGATGGGGAACATTTGAGTCAGTCATGCAGTTACGGGGAAAAGGATTCACTTTCGCAGGAATTGAACCAGGAGCTGATCAACCATTTCGAGAAGATGTTGTCTTCTTTAGAAAAAAATAGCTAG
- a CDS encoding acetylserotonin O-methyltransferase has product MTNYDNLHYIHELGYGYWKSQVLFVAVEMDVFTQIGVGGKSGKDIASELETHPRSTEMLLNVLVSLGFLKKVKGIYKNTPLSKRYLVKGEPLYQGDRIHHFHNLWEPWSRLSDAVRSGKPTAFEDVQEGVDEHRLRDFLKSMHNMASIQVEEVCRKLKIDEYRNLLDLGGGLGTYALRFAKENSDLRATIFDLPDVIKITDEYIRESGLTERVTTQGGNCLKDGFGRERFDIIFVSNLLHGYKPAENRSILKKCWYSLMKKGIVVIQEFALNTGKTSPTFGTLFGLNMLVGTLGGAMYSGDEIKEWLIKVGFKKIKKIDINKDSHVIIGYKMNCV; this is encoded by the coding sequence ATGACTAATTACGATAATCTTCACTATATTCATGAACTTGGTTATGGTTATTGGAAGTCACAGGTTCTTTTTGTTGCGGTGGAAATGGACGTGTTTACGCAGATTGGAGTTGGTGGTAAGAGCGGTAAGGATATCGCGAGTGAGCTTGAAACTCACCCCAGGTCAACAGAAATGCTTCTCAATGTCCTTGTATCACTTGGATTTCTTAAAAAGGTAAAGGGGATTTACAAGAATACGCCTCTTTCCAAACGCTATTTAGTGAAAGGTGAACCTCTCTATCAAGGTGACAGGATACACCACTTTCACAATTTGTGGGAACCCTGGTCGAGATTGAGCGATGCAGTCAGATCAGGGAAACCTACGGCTTTTGAGGATGTTCAGGAGGGGGTAGATGAGCACCGATTAAGAGATTTTCTGAAATCAATGCACAATATGGCCTCGATACAGGTAGAAGAGGTGTGCAGAAAATTAAAGATAGATGAGTATAGAAACCTCCTGGATCTTGGAGGAGGTCTGGGGACATATGCCCTAAGGTTTGCAAAGGAAAATTCAGATTTAAGGGCAACGATCTTTGATCTTCCTGATGTCATCAAGATAACCGACGAGTATATTAGGGAATCAGGATTGACAGAAAGGGTTACGACGCAGGGAGGAAATTGTCTCAAAGATGGTTTCGGCAGGGAACGATTTGACATCATTTTCGTGTCAAATCTCTTACATGGTTACAAACCTGCTGAGAATCGAAGCATATTGAAAAAATGTTGGTATTCTTTAATGAAAAAGGGTATAGTTGTCATTCAGGAATTTGCCTTAAATACGGGGAAAACAAGCCCTACTTTTGGCACACTGTTTGGTTTGAATATGCTGGTTGGAACATTAGGAGGTGCGATGTACTCGGGAGATGAGATAAAAGAGTGGCTTATCAAGGTTGGTTTTAAAAAGATAAAAAAAATTGACATAAACAAAGATTCTCATGTAATCATTGGATATAAAATGAATTGTGTTTGA
- a CDS encoding peptidylprolyl isomerase, with product MFKKFHVLCMGIFLVLQCGAMALAEEDGGKDRDCIAIVNGEKIPPEALEKRLSVYMSLNQEITDTTKKFVLDQIIDKLLLKQFVEEQGIIVSADEIEAELEKVKFFFSSSQKGSGASLEKVLESRGSSILQLREEIRNTVALSKYIGKTIKADELKSYFDSNQDYFNGEEVRASHILVDTRGLKSEQEFDKAKEKIDKLKKEIDSGADFAELAKKNSDCPSSEKGGDLGFFEKKGTMVEPFANAAFLLKVGEVSEPVKTQFGLHLIKVTERREGEEVSYDDEEVKEKVDQFYRDEKKESLLESLRKKAKIEIFM from the coding sequence ATGTTTAAGAAGTTTCACGTATTGTGTATGGGTATTTTCCTTGTTCTTCAATGCGGGGCGATGGCTCTGGCAGAGGAAGATGGGGGAAAAGATAGAGACTGTATTGCGATTGTTAACGGAGAAAAAATCCCACCGGAGGCACTTGAAAAAAGGTTAAGTGTCTATATGAGTTTAAATCAGGAGATAACGGATACAACGAAAAAGTTTGTATTAGACCAGATAATAGACAAACTGTTACTTAAACAGTTTGTGGAAGAGCAGGGAATCATAGTAAGTGCTGATGAAATTGAGGCTGAGTTAGAAAAAGTCAAGTTCTTTTTCAGCTCCAGTCAAAAAGGTTCGGGAGCCTCATTAGAGAAGGTTTTAGAGTCTCGGGGTTCCTCTATTCTCCAGCTGAGAGAAGAGATAAGAAATACGGTTGCTTTGAGTAAGTACATAGGCAAAACTATCAAGGCAGACGAATTGAAGTCGTATTTTGATTCTAACCAGGACTATTTTAATGGAGAAGAGGTGAGAGCAAGCCACATTCTGGTTGATACAAGAGGTTTAAAAAGTGAGCAAGAGTTTGATAAAGCGAAGGAAAAAATAGATAAGTTGAAAAAAGAGATTGACAGTGGAGCTGATTTTGCAGAACTTGCAAAAAAGAATTCTGATTGTCCCTCTTCTGAGAAGGGTGGGGACTTGGGGTTTTTTGAAAAAAAAGGAACAATGGTCGAACCTTTTGCAAACGCAGCATTTTTGCTGAAAGTCGGAGAGGTAAGCGAACCCGTAAAAACTCAATTTGGTTTGCATCTCATAAAGGTGACCGAGAGAAGAGAGGGAGAAGAGGTGAGTTATGATGATGAAGAGGTGAAAGAAAAAGTTGATCAATTTTACCGGGATGAAAAAAAAGAGAGTCTTCTGGAAAGTTTAAGAAAAAAAGCAAAGATAGAAATTTTTATGTAA
- a CDS encoding M20 family metallopeptidase produces the protein MEIVSKKLFDHMVRLRRQIHKYPELGYQEKKTAAIIIEELNKLGIELTSGIGGTGVVGKISSPGNSGPIVALRADMDALAIHEETGLEFASEVDGVMHACGHDGHVSMLLGAAILLKESLKSGSVLLIFQPAEEGGAGAKKIMDSQLLDKADAIFACHLDRHYKVGQVVVQDGPISALTDRFDISVKGRGGHAAQPHDTVDAIIVASLIVMSLQTIVSREINPVYPSIVSVGKIEGGSVPNAVAASAKLSGTIRTTEIHVRERIIAGIQRIAKAAGVLHNAEVKVEITEGYPSVINTVEESKIAGEAVVKIIGDQALINTNYVNMGGEDFSYYLEKIPGCFVRIGAQKRGLENVPAHSSEFDFDEDALGVGAQFLAEVAQLAIERLVTK, from the coding sequence ATGGAGATTGTATCAAAGAAACTCTTTGATCATATGGTTCGCCTGCGTCGACAGATACATAAGTATCCAGAACTTGGTTATCAGGAAAAAAAAACAGCGGCCATAATTATTGAAGAACTGAATAAACTCGGCATTGAACTAACTTCTGGCATTGGAGGGACTGGAGTTGTTGGAAAAATTAGTTCGCCCGGCAATAGCGGACCAATTGTAGCCTTAAGGGCTGACATGGATGCTCTTGCTATTCATGAGGAAACTGGACTTGAATTTGCATCCGAAGTAGACGGCGTAATGCACGCCTGCGGGCACGATGGACACGTATCGATGCTTTTGGGTGCTGCAATATTGCTAAAAGAGTCTCTTAAATCCGGGAGCGTGCTCCTTATCTTTCAGCCTGCAGAAGAGGGAGGAGCAGGAGCAAAAAAGATTATGGATTCTCAGTTACTTGATAAGGCAGACGCAATATTTGCCTGTCATCTGGACAGACATTACAAGGTGGGGCAGGTGGTCGTTCAGGACGGCCCCATATCAGCACTTACCGATAGGTTTGACATCTCTGTCAAGGGGAGAGGGGGGCATGCGGCTCAACCACACGATACTGTTGATGCCATTATTGTGGCCAGTTTAATTGTTATGTCTCTGCAGACAATCGTATCGAGGGAGATAAATCCTGTCTACCCTTCAATAGTATCTGTCGGCAAAATTGAGGGGGGGTCCGTTCCCAACGCAGTCGCCGCCAGTGCAAAGCTCTCCGGAACGATACGTACAACTGAGATTCACGTGAGGGAACGGATAATAGCGGGTATTCAACGTATTGCAAAGGCCGCGGGCGTATTACACAATGCAGAGGTTAAAGTGGAAATTACTGAAGGTTACCCGTCCGTTATCAATACTGTTGAGGAGTCAAAGATTGCTGGAGAAGCGGTTGTGAAGATTATTGGAGATCAGGCGCTCATAAATACAAACTATGTAAACATGGGAGGCGAAGATTTTTCCTATTATCTTGAGAAAATTCCCGGTTGCTTCGTACGGATTGGTGCCCAGAAGAGAGGGTTGGAAAATGTTCCCGCCCACAGCTCTGAATTTGACTTTGATGAAGATGCTCTGGGAGTTGGTGCACAGTTCCTGGCAGAAGTAGCACAACTGGCTATTGAACGTCTGGTAACAAAATAA